A region of Pyxidicoccus parkwaysis DNA encodes the following proteins:
- a CDS encoding NAD(P)/FAD-dependent oxidoreductase, with amino-acid sequence MKRYDVAVVGGGPAGLAVAITTTARGLNTVVLERATVPADKACGEGLMPPALAVLDRLGALALLDRRESSPFIGIRYVQEDGSTVEGLLPGTGGLGVRRVALASALVARARDVGVELRERTQVLSHRRASEGVTLETAEGPVEARMLVAADGLGSPLRRAEGLDVESTGPRRFGLRRHFQLEPWTPYVEVHFADGVEAYVTPAGARRVGLAFLWEDGIVDGRVAFDTMLARFPRLTERLSGATPDSQVRGAGPLARVARARVADRFALVGDAAGYVDALTGEGLSLAFACAESLGTLLPDALAKGATADALRPYEACFQRVFRKYAWTTRALLMLARRPRLRRPVVRMLARAPWLFERILHAVVT; translated from the coding sequence GTGAAGAGGTACGACGTCGCGGTGGTGGGCGGAGGCCCGGCCGGGCTGGCTGTAGCCATCACCACCACCGCGCGCGGACTGAACACCGTGGTGTTGGAGCGGGCGACCGTACCCGCCGACAAGGCCTGTGGTGAAGGCCTGATGCCCCCGGCGCTCGCGGTGCTGGACCGACTCGGCGCGTTGGCGCTGCTGGACCGGCGTGAGAGTTCGCCCTTCATCGGCATCCGCTACGTGCAGGAGGACGGCTCCACGGTGGAGGGACTGCTCCCCGGAACTGGAGGACTCGGCGTGCGGCGCGTGGCCCTGGCCTCCGCGTTGGTGGCGCGGGCCCGCGACGTGGGCGTGGAGTTGCGCGAGCGCACGCAGGTGCTGTCCCACCGCCGCGCGAGTGAAGGCGTGACGCTGGAGACGGCGGAAGGCCCGGTGGAGGCGCGGATGCTGGTGGCGGCGGATGGGCTCGGCTCGCCGCTGCGGCGCGCGGAAGGACTGGATGTGGAGTCCACGGGTCCGAGGCGCTTCGGCCTGCGCCGTCACTTCCAACTGGAACCGTGGACGCCCTACGTGGAGGTGCACTTCGCGGACGGCGTGGAGGCCTATGTCACCCCCGCCGGAGCCCGCCGCGTGGGGCTCGCCTTTCTCTGGGAGGACGGCATCGTCGACGGACGCGTGGCCTTCGACACGATGCTCGCGCGCTTCCCACGCCTGACCGAGCGGCTCTCAGGAGCCACACCCGACTCGCAGGTACGAGGCGCGGGTCCCCTCGCGCGAGTGGCCCGCGCGCGCGTCGCGGACCGCTTCGCCCTCGTGGGAGACGCGGCTGGCTACGTGGATGCGCTGACGGGAGAAGGGCTCTCCCTCGCCTTCGCCTGCGCGGAATCCCTGGGCACGCTGCTGCCCGACGCACTGGCGAAGGGCGCCACGGCGGACGCCCTGCGCCCCTACGAGGCCTGCTTCCAGCGCGTGTTCCGCAAGTACGCCTGGACGACGCGCGCGCTGCTCATGCTGGCCCGCCGTCCCCGGCTGCGCCGCCCCGTGGTGCGCATGCTCGCGAGGGCGCCCTGGCTCTTCGAGCGCATCCTCCACGCCGTGGTGACCTGA
- a CDS encoding peptidylprolyl isomerase: MEATPSNPHSRTRARRWLFAAGLLPIALGGFAALSASDSGRLDLPEQQDVALVNDKPVSLERFNRLLTFTTSRSATKDGRVPDADALLLKNALVQKLIDEAVTDAAAKDAGIEVSEKDIDVALDAFAQSFPSTDAFKQYVENTPDGTSTAVRSDIRQRLLRERLAKYEAVPVSGEEVKRYYEEHPELFHQPKRVNASEVLVLPGKDSYSKAKELLEKVRQGSIAFADAARQSSDGSTRALGGARVDLTEATMDSAVWKALLARKPGELTDVIETKEGYCFYLVQDVLPELDRKLEDAAPEIQAQLARLYATTRLEGLLPQLRSKAVIKNTFADRYAALLADLLKPGAPASQVSFSLSSTSSAPQPVPAGPAASTSSQSSRPRP, translated from the coding sequence ATGGAAGCCACGCCCTCGAATCCTCATTCCCGAACCCGTGCTCGACGGTGGTTGTTCGCCGCCGGGCTGCTCCCCATTGCGCTGGGCGGCTTCGCGGCCCTCTCGGCCTCTGATTCGGGCCGCCTGGACCTGCCCGAGCAGCAGGACGTCGCCCTCGTCAACGACAAGCCCGTCTCGCTGGAGCGCTTCAACCGCCTCCTTACCTTCACCACCTCGCGGAGCGCGACGAAGGATGGCCGCGTCCCGGACGCGGATGCGCTCCTGCTCAAGAACGCGCTCGTCCAGAAGCTCATCGACGAGGCCGTCACCGACGCCGCCGCCAAGGATGCGGGCATCGAGGTGTCCGAGAAGGACATCGACGTCGCCCTCGACGCCTTCGCGCAGTCCTTCCCCAGCACCGACGCCTTCAAGCAGTACGTGGAGAACACCCCGGACGGCACCAGCACGGCCGTCCGTAGCGACATCCGCCAGCGCCTCCTGCGCGAGCGGCTCGCGAAGTATGAGGCCGTACCCGTCTCCGGTGAAGAGGTGAAGCGCTACTACGAGGAGCACCCCGAGCTGTTCCACCAGCCGAAGCGGGTGAACGCGAGCGAGGTGCTCGTGCTCCCCGGCAAGGACTCGTACAGCAAGGCCAAGGAGCTGCTGGAGAAGGTGCGCCAGGGCTCCATCGCCTTCGCTGATGCCGCCCGTCAGTCCTCGGATGGCTCCACGCGCGCCCTCGGCGGCGCCCGCGTGGACCTGACCGAGGCCACGATGGACTCCGCCGTGTGGAAGGCGCTCTTGGCGCGCAAGCCCGGAGAGCTCACCGACGTCATCGAGACGAAGGAGGGCTACTGCTTCTACCTCGTGCAGGACGTCCTCCCCGAGCTGGACCGCAAGCTCGAGGACGCCGCGCCGGAAATCCAGGCGCAACTGGCGCGCCTGTACGCGACCACCCGGCTCGAGGGCCTGCTCCCGCAGCTGCGCTCCAAGGCGGTCATCAAGAACACCTTCGCGGACCGCTACGCGGCGCTGCTCGCGGACCTGTTGAAGCCCGGCGCTCCCGCCTCGCAGGTCTCGTTCAGCCTCTCGTCCACCTCGTCGGCGCCGCAGCCCGTCCCGGCCGGCCCCGCCGCCAGCACCTCCTCGCAGTCGAGCCGCCCGCGTCCATGA